A single Populus nigra chromosome 13, ddPopNigr1.1, whole genome shotgun sequence DNA region contains:
- the LOC133670833 gene encoding putative pentatricopeptide repeat-containing protein At5g59900, producing MRGEEDGVKQKNGKVPPFVCVFDLVLIGFFLFSFQLVYDYQMKAATKQETNEMATFKLPKTHLSPPKTLCAFSTWYSPPPQPPPRQSAPPSRHESPILTTISEAIKNIETKPLHISLKNILPSFKAHHFICLVNQNPYFLPPKSLLSFFDFLSSYPTFSHTVQSYCSMVHFLIAHRMNQQAESLLHFVVSRKGKGSASSVFASILETKGTLSSSFVFDALMSVYTEFGYVSDAIQCFRLTKKHNLKIPFNGCKCLLERMIKMSSPMVALEFYLEILDSGYPPSVYTFNVLMNRLCKEGKVKDAQLIFDEIRKTGLQPTAVSFNTLINGYCKSGNLEEGFRLKMVMEEFRVFPDVFTYSALIDGLCKECQLDDANHLFKEMCDRGLVPNDVTFTTLINGQCKSGRVDLALEIYQQMFTKGLKADLVLYNTLIDGLCKGGYFREARKFVGEMTKRGLIPDKFTYTTLLDGSCKEGDLELALEMRKEMVKEGIQLDNVAFTAIISGLCRDGKIVDAERTLSEMLRAGLKPDDGTYTMVMDGFCKKGDVKMGFKLLKEMQSDGHIPGVITYNVLMNGLCKQGQVKNADMLLNAMLNLGVVPDDITYNILLQGHCKHGKLGDFQNVKTEMGLVSDYASYRSLLNELSKASKDRQKRFLNSEKQPRISFSRPRQGKKPKTRRIKETREKRMQEMGKQQALILIQKMVKVPPLQALSLFNSSIQQGFQHTHHSISFLLQHLLDHHKLPHAQSLLLQVLSNKISSPFFTVPSLLHHLTQNQNQNQNPSMTTALLYESIINAHLKSQLLDKALIFFNEMVDKGLVFRPNIFNSLLGSLVRLNCFEKAWLVFNELKERVKFDVYSFGIMIKGCCENGNLDKSFQLLGLLQDMGLSPNVVIYTTLIDGCCKNGDIERARLFFDKMGEMGLVANQYTFTVLINGLFKKGLKKDGFDLFEKMKINGLFPNLYTYNCLMNEYCSEGKICRAFDLFDEMRERGVEANVVTYNTLIGGMCREERVWEAEKLVDQMKKAAVSPNLITYNTLIGGFCDVGNLDKASSLLDQLKSNGLSPSLVTYNILIEGYSKAGNWKGVADLAREMEGRGISPSKVTCTVLIDAYVRLQEMEKAFQIYSSMEKFGLVPDVYVYGVLIHGLCMKGNMKESSKLFRSMGEMHVEPSDVIYNTMIHGYCKEDNSYRALRLLREMEAKGLVPNVASYSSIIGVLCKDGKWEEAEVLLDKMIELQLKPSASILNMISKAKNFTELKI from the exons atgAGAGGAGAAGAGGATGGAGTGAAACAAAAGAATGGAAAGGTGCCCccttttgtttgtgtttttgatttggtccttattggattttttctatttagcttTCAACTCGTCTATGATTATCAAATGAAGGCAGCAACAAAGCAAGAAACAAATGAAATGGCTACTTTCAAACTCCCTAAAACCCACCTCTCTCCTCCAAAAACCCTCTGCGCCTTCTCCACTTGGTACTCACCACCCCCCCAACCCCCACCAAGACAGTCGGCGCCGCCTTCACGCCATGAATCTCCAATTCTCACAACGATCTCTGaagcaataaaaaacattgaaactAAACCACTTCACATTTCTCTCAAAAACATCCTACCTTCATTCAAAGCCCATCACTTTATTTGCCTCGTTAACCAAAATCCTTACTTTCTACCTCCAAAAtccctcctttctttctttgactTTCTATCTTCATACCCTACTTTTAGCCACACAGTTCAGTCTTATTGCAGTATGGTTCACTTCCTCATTGCACATCGAATGAACCAACAAGCTGAGTCTTTGCTTCATTTTGTTGTTTCACGTAAAGGGAAAGGATCAGCTTCTTCCGTTTTTGCTTCAATTCTTGAAACTAAAGGTACCCTTTcgtcaagttttgtttttgatgcttTAATGAGTGTGTATACTGAATTTGGTTACGTGTCTGATGCTATTCAGTGTTTTAGATTGACAAAGAAGCATAATTTGAAAATCCCATTTAATGGTTGCAAGTGTTTGCTTGAAAGAATGATTAAAATGAGCTCTCCTATGGTAGCTTTGGAGTTTTATCTGGAGATCTTGGATTCTGGGTATCCACCAAGTGTGTAtacttttaatgttttaatgaaTAGATTGTGTAAAGAAGGTAAAGTTAAGGATGCTCAATTGATTTTTGATGAAATTCGGAAGACAGGTCTGCAGCCCACTGCTGTTAGTTTTAATACTTTGATTAATGGTTATTGTAAATCAGGAAATTTAGAGGAGGGTTTTAGGTTGAAGATGGTAATGGAGGAGTTTAGGGTTTTCCCTGATGTTTTTACTTATAGTGCTTTGATTGATGGGTTGTGTAAGGAGTGTCAGTTGGATGATGCGAATCATTTGTTTAAGGAAATGTGTGATAGAGGGCTGGTTCCTAATGATGTCACTTTTACCACATTGATTAATGGGCAGTGCAAGAGTGGGAGAGTTGATTTGGCCTTGGAAATTTATCAGCAAATGTTTACTAAAGGTTTGAAAGCTGATTTGGTCTTGTACAATACACTCATCGATGGCCTTTGTAAGGGTGGATATTTTAGGGAAGCAAGGAAGTTTGTTGGCGAGATGACTAAGAGAGGTTTGATACCTGATAAATTTACGTACACTACACTTCTAGATGGTAGTTGCAAGGAGGGAGATTTAGAATTGGCTTTGGAGATGAGGAAGGAAATGGTAAAAGAAGGTATTCAGCTGGATAATGTAGCCTTCACAGCCATTATTTCTGGATTGTGTAGAGATGGAAAGATAGTAGATGCAGAGAGAACATTGAGTGAGATGTTGAGAGCGGGTTTGAAACCAGATGATGGTACATATACCATGGTCATGGATGGGTTCTGTAAGAAGGGTGATGTGAAGATGGGATTTAAGTTGCTCAAAGAGATGCAGAGCGATGGACATATACCAGGAGTGATCACTTACAATGTGCTTATGAATGGACTCTGCAAGCAAGGCCAGGTGAAAAATGCTGATATGCTTTTGAATGCAATGCTCAATTTGGGTGTAGTTCCAGATGACATTACTTACAACATTTTATTACAAGGGCATTGCAAACATGGGAAACTAGGAGACTTCCAAAATGTCAAGACTGAAATGGGGCTTGTTTCTGACTATGCATCTTATAGATCACTACTCAATGAGTTGAGCAAAGCTTCTAAAGATCGTCAAAAGAGA TTTTTGAACAGTGAAAAGCAACCACGAATCAGTTTCAGTCGACCAAGACAAGGCAAGAAgccaaaaacaagaagaatcaAAGAGACAAGGGAGAAGAGAATGCAAGAAATGGGGAAGCAGCAAGCTCTAATTTTGATCCAGAAAATGGTGAAAGTCCCTCCTCTTCAAGCCTTATCACTCTTCAACTCCTCGATTCAACAAGGCTTCCAACACACTCACCACTCCATTTCTTTCCTTCTCCAACACCTTCTTGACCATCACAAACTTCCCCATGCACAATCTCTCCTCCTCCAAGTACTTTCCAACAAGATCTCCTCTCCCTTTTTCACTGTCCCATCTCTTCTCCACCATTTAACACAGAACCAGAACCAGAACCAGAACCCATCAATGACTACTGCTCTCCTCTATGAATCAATCATCAATGCCCATCTTAAATCTCAATTACTAGATAAAGCTCTCATCTTTTTCAATGAAATGGTTGATAAAGGCCTCGTCTTTCGACCTAACATATTTAATAGTCTCTTGGGCTCTCTTGTGAgattaaattgttttgagaAAGCTTGGTTGGTTTTTAATGAATTGAAAGAGAGGGTTAAGTTTGATGTCTATAGTTTTGGAATAATGATCAAGGGTTGTTGTGAAAATGGTAATTTGGATAAAAGTTTTCAACTTTTGGGTCTATTACAGGACATGGGTCTTTCTCCTAATGTTGTCATATACACTACTTTGATTGATGGTTGTTGTAAGAATGGTGATATTGAAAGAGCTAGGTTGTTTTTTGATAAGATGGGAGAGATGGGCTTGGTTGCTAATCAGTATACTTTTACGGTATTGATTAATGGGTTGTTTAAGAAAGGACTTAAGAAAGatggttttgatttgtttgagAAGATGAAGATTAATGGGCTGTTTCCCAATTTGTATACGTATAATTGTTTGATGAATGAGTATTGCAGTGAAGGAAAAATATGCAGAGCTTTTGacttgtttgatgaaatgcGTGAGAGAGGTGTAGAAGCAAATGTTGTCACGTATAATACTTTGATCGGTGGCATGTGTAGAGAGGAGAGGGTTTGGGAGGCTGAGAAGTTGGTGGATCAAATGAAGAAAGCTGCTGTTAGTCCTAATTTAATCACATATAACACATTAATAGGTGGATTTTGTGATGTTGGGAATTTGGATAAGGCTTCAAGTTTACTAGATCAATTAAAGTCAAATGGTCTGTCTCCATCTTTGGTGACCTACAATATTCTCATTGAAGGTTATTCCAAGGCTGGAAATTGGAAAGGAGTTGCTGATTTAGCAAGGGAGATGGAGGGGAGAGGCATTTCTCCTTCTAAAGTGACATGTACAGTTTTAATTGATGCTTATGTTCGATTGCAAGAAATGGAGAaagcatttcaaatttattccTCTATGGAGAAGTTTGGTTTGGTTCCTGATGTCTACGTCTATGGTGTGCTAATACATGGTTTGTGCATGAAAGGTAACATGAAAGAATCTTCAAAACTGTTTAGATCAATGGGTGAAATGCACGTGGAACCAAGTGACGTGATATACAATACAATGATCCATGGTTACTGCAAAGAGGATAACTCCTATAGGGCTTTAAGGTTGCTTAGAGAAATGGAAGCTAAGGGGTTGGTTCCAAATGTGGCTAGCTACAGTTCTATCATTGGAGTTCTATGCAAGGATGGGAAATGGGAAGAAGCTGAGGTTTTATTAGACAAGATGATAGAATTGCAACTAAAACCGTCAGCTTCCATCTTAAACATGATCTCCAAAGCCAAAAATTTTACAGAATTGAAGATTTAA